One window from the genome of Cyclobacterium amurskyense encodes:
- a CDS encoding solute:sodium symporter family transporter — MLTAITFVGFTLFVAIFSWYKLRKDDISSRDGYFLGGRSLTGGVIAGSMILTNISTEHLIGLNGSAYKNGMIIIAWEVTSAIALVIAALYFLPIYLKMGLTTIPQYLEQRYDSTTKTIVALLLMISFVVTLLPIVLYTGAINLESIFNVSEVLNVSRSEGIWITVVTIGVIGSIYAIFGGLKAVALSDSINAIGLLIGGLMVPILALWDIGDGNVLEGIQKVYEYAPEKFNVIGKADSVLPFSTIFTGLMINQLYFWGMNQTIIQRAFGAKNMAEAQKGLLYTGVIKIFIPLIIVLPGIIAYYYYSDQYYDNQDFIYPVLLTRIMPLGLLGFFAAVVLGAILSTFNSVLNSAATIFSLDIYKKLLDKKSNDKKLVRVGRLSSLVLAVFAIMIAPLVGNAPEGLYQLMQQLNGIFFIPIASILIAGFFIPKITANGAKVGLITGLSFYLLTTFIFDSGIHFIHIWAIEFVINILVMLAVSHYFPGKPNTFVKRPPVLEMKPWRYAKPVSLGLCIITILIYIWLGS, encoded by the coding sequence ATGCTCACAGCCATTACCTTCGTAGGATTTACATTATTTGTTGCAATTTTTTCTTGGTATAAATTACGAAAGGATGACATCAGCTCCAGAGACGGGTATTTTCTTGGAGGCAGATCTTTAACAGGTGGAGTAATTGCAGGATCGATGATCCTTACCAATATTTCAACTGAACATCTTATAGGTTTAAATGGCTCTGCCTATAAAAATGGGATGATCATTATCGCCTGGGAGGTTACCAGTGCTATTGCATTGGTCATTGCTGCGCTTTACTTCCTACCCATTTACCTAAAAATGGGATTGACGACCATACCGCAATACCTGGAACAGAGATATGACAGCACCACAAAAACAATTGTGGCCTTATTGTTAATGATTTCATTTGTCGTCACCTTGCTTCCAATTGTACTATATACAGGTGCAATTAATTTGGAAAGTATTTTTAATGTCTCAGAAGTATTAAATGTCAGCAGGTCAGAAGGGATTTGGATTACGGTAGTCACAATAGGTGTAATAGGATCCATTTACGCCATTTTCGGAGGTTTAAAAGCAGTAGCACTCTCCGACTCTATCAATGCCATAGGCTTACTGATTGGAGGCTTAATGGTGCCAATTCTCGCACTTTGGGATATTGGAGATGGCAATGTATTGGAGGGTATCCAAAAAGTGTATGAGTATGCCCCAGAGAAATTCAATGTTATAGGCAAAGCAGATTCAGTATTGCCGTTTAGCACGATCTTCACAGGGTTGATGATCAACCAATTGTATTTTTGGGGTATGAACCAGACGATCATTCAAAGGGCTTTTGGTGCCAAGAATATGGCTGAAGCCCAAAAAGGTTTGCTATATACAGGAGTGATAAAGATTTTCATACCCTTGATTATCGTACTACCAGGTATTATCGCTTATTATTATTACAGTGATCAGTATTATGACAATCAAGATTTTATTTATCCGGTTTTGTTAACCAGAATAATGCCCCTAGGCTTATTAGGCTTTTTTGCAGCTGTGGTGCTTGGGGCAATTTTAAGTACATTCAATAGTGTTTTGAATTCTGCTGCTACCATTTTCAGTCTTGACATATATAAAAAGTTATTGGACAAAAAATCTAATGACAAAAAACTGGTACGTGTAGGTCGTTTGAGCTCTCTGGTTTTGGCTGTATTTGCAATTATGATTGCTCCTCTTGTTGGAAATGCGCCTGAAGGATTGTACCAATTGATGCAACAATTAAATGGCATCTTTTTTATCCCTATCGCATCCATTCTAATTGCCGGATTTTTCATTCCTAAGATTACCGCAAATGGAGCTAAAGTAGGTTTGATCACTGGATTGTCCTTTTACCTCTTAACTACCTTTATTTTTGATTCCGGCATTCACTTTATCCATATTTGGGCCATAGAGTTTGTGATAAACATATTGGTTATGCTTGCTGTCAGTCATTACTTTCCAGGAAAGCCAAATACCTTTGTCAAAAGGCCTCCTGTTTTGGAAATGAAGCCTTGGCGATACGCGAAACCAGTTTCCCTTGGATTGTGCATTATTACGATTTTGATTTATATATGGCTGGGAAGCTAA
- a CDS encoding inositol oxygenase family protein — protein MRQELTDKENAPLDNIEDWEADLKVRYPKPKSEEAKSKADYRNYHDSERVATVKEFYRLNHQYQTVDFVTKKQDEFLKFDKKEMPFWDAIDYLNTLVDDSDPDTNLDQLQHLLQTSEAIRADGHPDWFVLTGFIHDLGKVLCLFDEPQWGVVGDTFPVGCKHSDKVVYPEYFEANPDSKDQRYNTKYGIYEKNTGLDNVMMSWGHDEYLYHIVKDHLPEPALYMVRYHSFYAQHRENAYDHLMSDHDREMFKWVDKFNPYDLYSKVPVPPDAKALRPYYEDLVAKYLPATLKF, from the coding sequence ATGCGACAGGAATTGACAGATAAAGAAAATGCCCCACTAGATAATATTGAGGATTGGGAGGCTGATTTGAAAGTAAGGTACCCAAAGCCCAAGTCTGAAGAGGCCAAAAGCAAAGCGGATTACCGTAATTACCACGACTCTGAACGAGTAGCAACGGTCAAGGAATTTTATCGCTTAAACCACCAATACCAGACCGTTGATTTTGTTACAAAAAAACAAGATGAGTTTCTCAAATTTGATAAAAAGGAAATGCCTTTTTGGGATGCTATCGATTACCTTAATACACTCGTAGATGATTCTGACCCTGACACCAATCTCGATCAGCTTCAACACTTGCTACAAACCTCTGAAGCAATAAGAGCGGATGGACACCCAGATTGGTTTGTTCTTACTGGTTTTATACATGATTTGGGCAAAGTATTGTGCCTATTTGATGAACCACAATGGGGAGTAGTTGGTGACACCTTTCCTGTAGGCTGTAAGCATTCTGATAAGGTTGTATACCCAGAGTATTTCGAGGCAAACCCTGATAGCAAAGACCAGAGGTACAATACCAAATATGGGATCTATGAGAAAAACACTGGATTGGACAATGTGATGATGTCATGGGGTCATGATGAATACCTATATCATATAGTCAAAGACCACCTGCCAGAACCAGCTTTATACATGGTTCGCTACCACTCCTTTTATGCCCAGCATAGGGAAAATGCCTATGATCACCTAATGAGTGATCATGATAGGGAAATGTTTAAGTGGGTAGACAAGTTTAATCCTTATGACCTGTACTCAAAGGTACCCGTTCCACCAGACGCCAAGGCCCTAAGACCTTATTATGAAGACTTGGTTGCTAAATACCTTCCAGCGACCTTGAAATTTTAA
- the menD gene encoding 2-succinyl-5-enolpyruvyl-6-hydroxy-3-cyclohexene-1-carboxylic-acid synthase, with product MILPQLTYLASICANSGITEAILSPGSRSAPISLAFIRHPDIHCRIIPDERSAAFIAMGIAQQRNKPVVLICTSGSAALNYGPAIAEAYYQQIPLLVLTADRPPEWIEQWDGQTIRQDNLYSAFIKSSYVFPDEVLHPDKLWHAKRITKEAINLTHEAPMGPVHINIPLREPFYPNQEEQYPFEITDLEPDLDQHQTSTSLKEESVIQVITELKKYRKILILVGQQRPDKQIRTLLKTIAENHQAVVVTDVISNMSQECTIEHHDFFLGKTSYEIAPDLMISFGKSIISKALKLFLRKSDTAHWHIQAQGQVPDTFQHLNQIIRLHPATFLDFFQKETKAVDSVFENEWLKKNKSIKNILPKMLEKAPFGELKALDNVLKSLPNYGKIHIANSMAIRNVNFLGLSGDDLEIICNRGTSGIDGSNSTAVGCTFTTKEPVVLLTGDMAFFYDRNAFWHQYNLPNLRIILFNNHGGGIFRMIDGPAALPEMAEYFETHQKLDGSNLAREFGFQYHLAQNMEELQTALSDFFHTSINAKLLEIKTDSETNTKALKMIKEALSGD from the coding sequence TTGATACTTCCCCAGCTTACTTACCTAGCCTCTATATGTGCCAATAGCGGCATCACTGAAGCCATACTTTCGCCAGGTTCACGAAGTGCACCTATTTCTCTGGCATTTATCCGACATCCCGACATCCATTGTAGGATAATTCCCGATGAAAGGTCAGCAGCATTTATAGCAATGGGAATTGCCCAGCAACGCAATAAACCTGTAGTGTTAATCTGCACAAGTGGTTCTGCGGCTTTGAACTATGGGCCAGCGATAGCCGAAGCCTATTACCAGCAAATTCCTCTACTGGTTTTAACTGCCGACAGGCCCCCGGAATGGATAGAACAATGGGATGGACAAACCATTCGCCAGGACAATCTATACAGTGCTTTTATCAAATCCAGCTATGTCTTCCCTGACGAGGTTTTACATCCTGACAAACTTTGGCATGCTAAAAGAATAACCAAAGAAGCTATTAACCTTACCCATGAGGCACCTATGGGACCGGTACATATCAACATCCCGTTGAGGGAACCTTTCTACCCTAACCAAGAAGAACAGTATCCTTTCGAAATCACAGACCTTGAACCTGACCTAGATCAGCACCAGACCAGTACTTCATTAAAGGAAGAAAGTGTAATTCAAGTTATAACAGAATTAAAAAAGTACCGAAAAATACTTATCCTAGTTGGACAACAAAGGCCTGACAAACAAATTAGGACATTATTAAAAACAATAGCTGAAAATCACCAAGCAGTGGTTGTCACAGATGTGATCAGTAACATGTCTCAGGAATGTACAATCGAGCATCATGATTTCTTTTTAGGCAAGACTAGTTATGAAATTGCTCCGGACTTAATGATAAGCTTCGGTAAATCCATTATCTCTAAAGCTTTAAAACTCTTTTTAAGGAAAAGCGATACAGCCCACTGGCATATCCAAGCACAGGGTCAAGTACCAGATACTTTTCAACATTTGAACCAAATTATCAGGTTGCATCCCGCTACCTTTTTAGATTTCTTTCAAAAAGAGACAAAAGCAGTAGATTCAGTTTTTGAAAACGAATGGCTAAAGAAAAATAAGTCCATTAAAAATATTTTACCCAAAATGCTTGAAAAAGCACCTTTTGGTGAGTTGAAGGCGCTTGATAATGTTTTAAAATCACTGCCCAACTATGGGAAAATCCACATTGCCAACAGTATGGCCATAAGGAATGTGAACTTTTTAGGCTTAAGTGGAGATGACCTTGAAATAATTTGCAATAGGGGTACCAGTGGAATTGATGGATCAAACAGTACTGCTGTTGGTTGTACTTTCACTACGAAAGAACCTGTTGTGTTATTAACCGGAGACATGGCCTTCTTTTATGACAGGAATGCATTTTGGCATCAATACAACTTACCCAATTTAAGAATTATCCTGTTCAATAATCATGGGGGAGGCATATTTAGAATGATAGATGGCCCTGCAGCATTACCAGAAATGGCTGAATATTTTGAAACTCATCAGAAATTAGATGGGTCTAATTTGGCAAGGGAATTTGGGTTCCAATATCATTTAGCACAAAATATGGAAGAACTTCAGACCGCGCTAAGCGATTTTTTCCATACCTCAATAAATGCAAAACTTCTTGAAATTAAAACGGATAGCGAAACAAATACAAAAGCCCTAAAAATGATAAAGGAAGCTTTGAGTGGCGACTGA
- a CDS encoding chorismate-binding protein — protein MEATNTQLKASKELVISSFFVNAFRSNASIAVWRKPGSSKVESITDKDPDGYDGPLKDLDLLPPGFMIHPFNNSQQHPPLYIKASSYYSFHLNNEAPEESENTELPEVADVKEEELAAEIREFILKSQVKSTANTSTTTKSSFIATVTKAIEAINSGDLYKVVPAKIKHIELPEDFDLASVFLKLCEIYPKAFINCFYSEKTGLWIGASPETLIKTKGDEFYTMALAGTQKAKGEDPLKNAAWTQKEIEEQALVSRYIVDCFKKIRLREYSEIGPKTTVAGGLLHLKSEFLVDMKNTNFPQLGSVMLALLHPTSAVCGMPKEKAMEFLQRHEAFDREYFSGFIGPVNMNEETVLFVNLRCAKLNNKKTLLFAGAGITEDSVPEKEWEETEMKCNIIGQFIQTQ, from the coding sequence ATGGAAGCCACCAACACACAGTTAAAAGCCTCCAAAGAGCTTGTTATTTCTTCCTTTTTTGTCAATGCTTTTAGAAGTAATGCTTCTATAGCCGTTTGGCGCAAGCCTGGTTCATCCAAGGTAGAAAGCATCACCGACAAAGACCCTGACGGCTACGATGGCCCACTTAAGGATCTAGATCTTCTCCCTCCAGGATTTATGATTCACCCCTTTAATAACAGCCAACAACATCCACCGCTTTACATAAAAGCCAGCAGCTACTATTCTTTCCACCTTAACAATGAGGCACCTGAAGAATCCGAAAACACAGAATTACCAGAGGTAGCTGATGTCAAGGAGGAAGAACTTGCTGCTGAAATCAGAGAATTCATCTTGAAATCGCAGGTAAAATCCACTGCTAATACTTCAACTACGACCAAATCCAGCTTTATCGCAACAGTTACTAAAGCGATTGAAGCAATTAATTCGGGGGATTTGTACAAAGTAGTTCCTGCAAAAATAAAACATATTGAATTACCCGAAGATTTCGACCTTGCCTCCGTATTTTTAAAGTTATGTGAAATTTATCCCAAGGCATTTATCAATTGTTTTTATAGTGAGAAAACAGGTCTTTGGATTGGTGCGAGTCCAGAAACTTTGATTAAAACAAAAGGAGACGAATTCTATACCATGGCCTTGGCTGGTACTCAAAAAGCAAAAGGAGAAGATCCTCTTAAGAATGCAGCATGGACCCAAAAAGAAATTGAAGAACAGGCCTTGGTAAGCCGTTATATTGTCGACTGCTTCAAGAAGATCCGGCTTAGGGAATACAGCGAGATCGGACCTAAAACTACAGTGGCTGGAGGCTTATTGCACCTCAAGTCTGAATTCTTGGTGGACATGAAAAACACAAACTTCCCCCAACTAGGAAGTGTAATGCTAGCCCTGCTCCACCCTACTTCTGCTGTATGTGGTATGCCAAAGGAAAAAGCGATGGAATTTCTTCAAAGACATGAAGCTTTTGACAGAGAATATTTCTCAGGTTTTATCGGTCCTGTTAACATGAATGAGGAAACCGTGCTCTTTGTAAACCTCCGTTGCGCAAAATTAAACAATAAAAAAACCTTGCTATTTGCTGGTGCAGGGATTACAGAAGACTCAGTACCGGAAAAAGAATGGGAAGAGACAGAAATGAAATGTAATATTATAGGCCAGTTCATTCAAACCCAATAG
- a CDS encoding hotdog fold thioesterase produces MVFKKKPDLDFINSLGEDNMSGFLEIKFTDVGDDFVVAEMPVNNKTKQPMGLLHGGANVVLAETLGSIAAMLTLDTEKQTPVGLEINANHLRSVTEGKVIGKASPIHIGRKTQVWEIRITDDKGKLSCISRLTVAILQK; encoded by the coding sequence ATGGTATTTAAGAAAAAACCCGATCTGGATTTCATAAATAGTCTAGGAGAGGACAATATGTCAGGTTTTTTAGAAATCAAATTCACAGATGTAGGAGATGATTTTGTAGTAGCAGAAATGCCCGTCAACAATAAAACCAAACAGCCCATGGGATTGTTACATGGTGGAGCCAATGTAGTTTTGGCTGAAACCTTAGGTTCTATTGCTGCAATGTTGACACTGGATACGGAAAAACAAACCCCTGTGGGCTTGGAAATAAACGCCAATCACCTTCGGTCTGTGACGGAGGGCAAAGTTATTGGTAAAGCTTCACCTATTCATATTGGAAGAAAAACCCAGGTTTGGGAAATCAGAATTACAGATGATAAAGGAAAACTTTCATGCATCAGCCGATTAACTGTGGCTATTTTACAAAAGTAA
- a CDS encoding histidine phosphatase family protein — protein sequence MRTKKIYVVRHGQTDYNLKGVVQGSGIDAPINSTGRLQAAAFYEDFKGIPFDHIYFSGLIRTKQSIAKFLKPEIPQEQLVDLNEISWGNYEGLPMDHNENQYYLDMLGRWSSGELGHKIDGGESPLEVAKRLNRAFQYILGKGGENILVCMHGRAIRILMTVVLGYDLRYMDVFRHENLCCYVLEEKEDGGIYLDSYHPSPSIMKEDIE from the coding sequence TTGAGGACTAAAAAAATATATGTTGTAAGGCATGGACAAACTGACTATAACCTCAAGGGGGTAGTGCAGGGAAGTGGTATTGATGCACCTATTAATTCCACGGGAAGATTACAGGCAGCGGCTTTCTATGAGGATTTCAAAGGCATTCCATTCGACCATATTTACTTTTCAGGACTGATCAGAACCAAGCAGTCAATAGCTAAGTTTTTAAAACCAGAAATTCCACAAGAGCAATTGGTGGACTTGAATGAAATTTCTTGGGGGAACTATGAAGGTTTGCCAATGGACCATAATGAAAACCAGTATTATCTGGATATGCTTGGCAGGTGGTCTTCTGGTGAGTTAGGCCATAAGATAGATGGGGGGGAATCCCCTTTAGAGGTAGCAAAAAGATTAAATCGTGCTTTTCAGTATATCCTTGGGAAAGGGGGCGAGAACATTCTCGTTTGTATGCATGGCAGAGCCATAAGAATACTTATGACGGTTGTGTTGGGCTATGATTTAAGGTATATGGATGTATTTAGACATGAAAACTTATGTTGTTACGTCCTGGAAGAAAAAGAAGATGGAGGGATTTATTTGGATAGCTATCATCCGTCTCCAAGCATAATGAAGGAGGATATTGAATAA
- a CDS encoding zinc ribbon domain-containing protein, with protein sequence MESPVAQKLEAILNLQNIDSRLDAIFKVRGALPEEVQDLEDEIIGYETRLSKFNADISSMEDEIKKYKDAIKDSEKLIKKYQDQQMNVRNNREYDAITKELELQDLEIQVSKKKITETQVRIESKQKDIEDLNEILKDRQKDLDQKKGELDTIVSESENEEKKLKNDMEKAAKKVDDRLIKSYDKIRKNAKNGLAVVLVKRGACGGCFNIVPPQRQAEIRERKKIIVCEHCGRILAGVEDEIVEEPAPKRKRSSKS encoded by the coding sequence ATGGAAAGTCCAGTCGCACAAAAATTAGAAGCAATTCTCAACTTACAAAATATCGATTCCCGTCTTGATGCAATATTTAAGGTAAGGGGGGCTCTTCCTGAGGAAGTTCAGGATTTGGAAGATGAGATAATAGGATACGAAACCCGATTAAGCAAATTTAATGCTGATATATCCTCCATGGAGGACGAAATTAAAAAGTACAAAGATGCCATAAAAGATTCCGAAAAGCTGATCAAAAAATACCAGGATCAGCAAATGAATGTAAGGAATAACAGGGAGTATGATGCAATTACTAAAGAATTAGAATTGCAGGATCTGGAAATCCAAGTATCGAAAAAGAAAATTACCGAAACACAGGTAAGAATTGAAAGTAAGCAAAAGGACATTGAAGACCTTAACGAAATCTTGAAGGACAGACAAAAAGATCTGGACCAAAAGAAAGGTGAACTTGATACCATTGTCTCTGAAAGTGAAAACGAAGAAAAAAAGCTTAAGAATGACATGGAAAAAGCTGCTAAAAAAGTAGATGACCGGTTGATCAAATCTTACGACAAAATCAGAAAGAATGCTAAAAATGGTTTAGCAGTAGTTTTGGTTAAGCGTGGAGCATGTGGTGGTTGCTTTAACATCGTTCCCCCACAAAGACAAGCTGAGATCAGGGAAAGGAAAAAAATTATAGTTTGTGAACATTGCGGTAGAATTCTTGCCGGTGTTGAAGACGAAATCGTCGAAGAACCAGCACCAAAGAGAAAAAGAAGCAGCAAATCATAA
- a CDS encoding Nif3-like dinuclear metal center hexameric protein, producing the protein MVYLIKDIISYLENLAPTAYQESYDNAGLIVGDPMTEVKGIICSLDVTEDVVKEAKEKNCNLIVAHHPIVFRGLKSLTGKNYIERTVINAIKNDIAIYAIHTNLDAVSQGVNRKIAEKIGLLNPKILAPKKGIISKLSTFIPKTNVDKVLEDLFAAGAGEIGNYSNCSFKSEGTGSFLPQDGAEPTLGRKGELSTVEETKVELIFPSHLENKIINTLKTSHPYEEVAYYIQILENKNQDVGSGMIGTLPDPMSGRDFLLHLKASMDLKVLKHTHISDKKVSKIAICGGAGIFLLNNAKRSGADVFVTADIKYHEFFDAEKDILLADIGHYESEIYTKELLKDILSRKFSNIATYLTNVITNPISYL; encoded by the coding sequence ATGGTTTATTTGATTAAGGATATCATATCTTATCTGGAAAACCTGGCACCAACTGCCTATCAGGAAAGTTATGACAACGCAGGATTAATTGTGGGCGACCCGATGACCGAAGTAAAAGGCATCATCTGTTCCCTCGATGTAACAGAAGATGTTGTAAAGGAAGCCAAAGAAAAGAATTGTAACCTTATCGTTGCCCACCACCCCATTGTATTTAGAGGACTCAAGAGTTTAACTGGTAAAAATTATATAGAGCGTACGGTGATAAACGCTATCAAAAACGACATTGCCATCTACGCTATCCACACCAATCTAGACGCTGTCAGCCAGGGAGTCAATCGCAAAATCGCTGAAAAAATAGGCTTGTTAAACCCAAAAATATTGGCTCCCAAAAAGGGGATAATATCAAAACTCAGCACTTTTATTCCCAAGACTAATGTTGACAAAGTGTTAGAAGACCTGTTTGCCGCTGGTGCTGGAGAAATTGGCAATTACTCCAATTGCAGTTTTAAATCTGAGGGAACCGGGAGTTTTTTACCTCAGGATGGAGCGGAGCCCACACTTGGCAGGAAAGGTGAATTATCAACAGTAGAGGAAACCAAGGTTGAGTTAATCTTCCCAAGTCATCTGGAAAACAAAATCATCAATACATTAAAAACTTCACATCCCTACGAAGAAGTCGCCTATTATATTCAAATACTAGAAAATAAAAATCAGGATGTAGGTTCAGGCATGATAGGTACTCTTCCAGATCCCATGTCTGGCAGAGATTTCCTACTCCATTTAAAGGCTTCAATGGATTTAAAGGTGCTGAAACACACCCATATTTCTGACAAAAAAGTTAGTAAAATAGCTATTTGCGGGGGTGCAGGGATTTTCCTACTGAATAATGCGAAGAGGTCTGGGGCAGATGTTTTTGTCACAGCAGACATCAAATACCATGAATTCTTTGATGCTGAAAAGGATATACTATTGGCCGACATAGGGCACTATGAAAGTGAAATTTACACAAAAGAACTTTTAAAAGATATATTGTCACGAAAATTTAGTAATATTGCAACCTATTTGACAAATGTAATTACAAATCCTATAAGTTACCTATAG
- the lpxK gene encoding tetraacyldisaccharide 4'-kinase, with protein sequence MRFVDFLLFPLALIYDGITSLRNRMFEAGLKKSQPFEVPTIVVGNLAVGGTGKTPFVEFLINHLSSSFNLAILSRGYGRKTSGYRLANEQSTPSEIGDEPFQVYSKFKEKVTVAVGEERILAIPMILAENPEVESIILDDAFQHRYLLADLNILLTTYKRPFFTDYLLPVGRLREGRRNVNRADLIVVTKCPDTLDLNEKNRFRKQISDYLVREKPIYFAGLKYGSPYPLNLGFSEPGDKFILVTGIVDPEPIRLHLEGKQKVVMETIAFPDHHSYKAKDMLRISEVYKKYATKNVSILTTEKDAVKLKDNKLLELVSNIPVFVLPVEIDMEQKEEEQLLKIIKSMIINKNANGEI encoded by the coding sequence ATGCGTTTTGTTGATTTTTTACTATTTCCCCTTGCTCTAATCTATGATGGGATCACTTCGTTGAGAAACAGGATGTTTGAGGCAGGGCTTAAGAAAAGTCAGCCTTTCGAGGTGCCCACTATTGTGGTTGGGAATTTGGCAGTGGGTGGAACAGGAAAGACGCCTTTTGTGGAGTTTTTGATAAATCATCTTTCTTCTTCATTTAACCTGGCGATTTTAAGTAGAGGGTATGGAAGAAAAACCAGTGGCTACAGATTGGCAAATGAGCAAAGTACACCGAGTGAAATAGGGGATGAGCCTTTTCAGGTTTATTCAAAGTTTAAAGAAAAGGTGACTGTGGCGGTAGGTGAAGAAAGAATACTTGCCATTCCCATGATTCTTGCAGAAAATCCTGAAGTGGAGTCGATTATACTGGATGATGCTTTTCAACACAGGTACCTATTGGCTGATCTTAATATTTTATTAACGACCTACAAAAGACCATTTTTCACTGATTATCTTTTGCCTGTAGGGAGGCTACGAGAAGGAAGACGCAATGTGAATAGAGCCGACCTAATCGTGGTTACCAAATGCCCCGATACCTTAGACTTAAATGAGAAAAATAGGTTCAGAAAACAAATTTCAGATTATCTGGTAAGGGAGAAACCCATTTACTTTGCTGGTCTTAAATATGGTTCTCCTTATCCTTTGAATCTGGGATTTTCTGAACCGGGTGATAAATTTATTTTGGTAACTGGTATAGTAGATCCTGAACCAATACGTTTACATTTAGAAGGCAAGCAAAAGGTCGTCATGGAAACCATTGCTTTTCCTGATCACCATTCTTACAAGGCAAAAGATATGCTGCGCATTAGTGAAGTATATAAAAAATATGCGACTAAAAATGTAAGTATTTTGACTACAGAAAAAGATGCTGTAAAATTGAAGGATAATAAATTGTTGGAATTGGTTAGTAATATCCCTGTATTTGTATTGCCAGTGGAGATAGATATGGAGCAAAAGGAAGAAGAACAGCTTTTAAAAATAATTAAAAGCATGATTATTAATAAAAATGCTAACGGTGAAATTTAA